The stretch of DNA GTTGCAGAACCGGTTCTGAGAGTCGCTGCCAACGTTTTGTTTGGAACCGGTCCGGATCGTTCTCTGGACTTTCATTAACTCATCAACTGATGGAGactcagtttctgtttttattccacttttGTTTGCTGGATTTCTGCTGATTGCTCCTTATTCTCTGTCGTGTTTTtgtcacaaattaaaatgtaataaagataatagaaatatttatgttgtgtttcctgttttcattgTTTAAGGAAAATGGATCTCTGGTTTCTGTCTGGACACTGAACCGTGTTTAGGAATCTGGTTCTCTctgcttttaaaagtttgtttcaaatgtctgagttttggatataaatgtttatcaaaaatatCTTTCTGCTGCAGACGCTTTCTCTGCAGCGGCAGATGATGGAGAATCTGATCATCGCCAGAGCCAGACAGGACGCCGTATCCTTTCACCGAGCGCTGCCAAGATGGAGTTAAAATCTGCTGCTTTCTAGAACTTGAGCTGCTTTAATATCCAGACGAGGGAAGCCAGTTATCGATtgagttataaaaaaaaaatcaatgagcCTGATCATCTTTCCATAACAGAACGGGCTAAATTTATCATAACATGCTGagttaaaaacatcatcaaaatttttactttttttttgtcagttttattaaatactgactgaacAACCAGAAATTCTCACATAATTAAACTTAGACCTATTTATAAAATAGAGCTAAATAGAATAACGATTAGATTTCCAAAGTATCTCAAATGATTTGTCATCTGAAGCGTTCATAATTACACTTTTAAGATTTCACACATTTATGACTCATCAGAACTACATTTGTGGATGTTAAGCCCCCTGAGCCGTCCAAACTGTTGCCTGCAGAATTTTTGGGTTTCCGGTACAAAATAGTCTGAAAATGCCACAATGGAGAAAGAGCTCAGCGTTACAAGATATGATAACACTAACTTTGTGATTGAAGACTGCTTCAGAAATCTGCAGATTCCTATTTGTCCTCTTCCAACAGCCATTGCacttaaaaacagaagagacaaattttcagaaatcatttttcattgaaattttaaaatctgcatAAATCTAAAAGATTTAAGATACCTTGATTTAGAATTATGACTGGTCAGAAAAAAGAAGGATATCATAAATTTACTTTGACTAGTCCTCTTGCAATAGATACATGAAATGTGCATTTCTTGAATTGAAGCCTCCAAACACTCCAATAGTAAATCTGTCAGAATGGAATTAGAGAAATCTTCatgaactaaaacatttattcataaaCCAGTTTCAGAGATCAGGGATGTGAGTGAAGCAGATTTTATGCTAAAGCAGCTTGCCACAGTCGGTGGGCAGTAGAGCTTTTtgttctgaactttgacctttccTCAACGTGAagagcagctgcagaggaaggtggaggagaggaggcagagGCTGCAGGACGAAGCTAACAGGTAGCAGCACATCATCATCCTCACCTGGGGTGGGGGGAGCGTCCAGCTGCTCGTTTCTGCCTGGCTGGTCAGATGCGATCCAAAGATCGCTCTGTTATCTGTTGGTTTGGTCTGATGTAACTCTGGGTTCAGTTTGGGATTCCGTATCCGCCCAGCGTTCCCAGCATTCCCAGTTCCACTGGAAGCTGCAGTGGCACCTGTAAACTTTAGCAGTCgcatatttgcatatttgtggCTATAAAGAAATCAACCTGGTTATAGTTGATTAATCAGGTTCTGGTctaatcaatcaaccaatcaatcaagCTTATTAGTACATGTCAGCAGCAAGGCGCTCAGATTGATTTACGTCAATGAACCCAAAAATAGAAAGTTGCTCAGCCACACAGTTGGCAACTGAACACGTCGATGAGACGTCAACAGAATCtcatcagattattgatcagCGTTTCATTGATTATGGTTCAACAGCAGCTTCTAGTCTTAAAGGATCTCAGGgtttcagatgttttgcagtttgctggaagtttgttccagaactgtggtgcatagaagctgaatgctgcttctccatgtttggttctggttctgatgcagagcagaaccagaagacctgagaagtCTGCTGGTTGATCCAGGAGCGGATCTCTCAGGCCTCTCAGGAGCCTGGATAATCTGATCTAATCTGGTATAATCTGATCTAATCTGGTATAATCTGATCTAATCTGGTATAATCTGATCTAATCTGGTCTGTTTGGTCTCAACAGGAGGTTTGCTGCCTCTGGAGCActgactgcagaggagcagGAGCAGCGGCTCCTCTACTCCCGGGTTCTGGAGTACGAACTGGACCACGTGAGTGACCCGGCATATCATTATGACCAGCTGGCTCAGCAGAACGTCTCGGTACCAACCGTGTTCTGCTCTAGTTGGGATGGGTCCATCTGCTAGAGGTTCTGCTGGGCCCAGAGTGGTCTGGCTAAAGGCGGTTCTGGTTCTAGGACTGGCCCAAACAGTGGAGAACCAACATCAAGAAGAACCCGGACTCCTCGCTGGTTCTGGATCTGCTCTCCTACCTGCTCAGGTGATTATGggatatatctatatctatatatctatatctgaGTCTGGAGTGATGATCCTGGTTTCTTCCAGGTCTGATCATCCACTAGTGGAGCTACTGAGGAAACATCAGTTCAGGATCTACAACCAGCTCTACCCCATCGTCACCCAGAGCCTTCCTCAGAGTCTTCCTCAGAGCCCCGCCCTGCTGCTCAGGTCTTCTCGCAGCGTCCACGCCCGGCTCTCTCCAGGTGAAACATCCAGTTGGGTTAGGGTTAAAGTTGGGCGTCGACCCGCTGAGATGATGTGGGGCGTCGCAGATTGTTGCCACGGCGACCGTCGCAGCAGGTCATCGTCTCAGCGGGTCGGTGGTGAATGTTGTGTGTCGACCCGTCACAGAGCGACAACCGACCGGAACCGGCAGCTCTCTGGACGGCGAGGATCCTGTGCAGCGGGACGACTCCTTCGAGGACCTGGAGCACTTCCTGTCCCAGCTGGACTGTGGCGACCTGCGGGCggagctgacctttgacccctccattgagctggagcagctggagCTCAGAGCTCTAAAAGAACACCTGAAGGCCATCGTCAGAGACGTCCACGGAGCCGTCGGTGAGCTGATCGACCGATTATTGATCGATGGATCTGAATATTGATCCTGAGCTTCGGTTCTAGATCAGCTGCTGTCGCTCTGCCTGCTCTCCTTCGACTGCCTGAACACGGCGACCTTTAAGGATCTGAGTCTGGGCTGCATCGAGGAGGCCTTCTTCACGCCGCTGTGGAGCCCCCTGCTGGCTCTCTTCAGGTATTACATCTGTCTTCTGCTGGGCCGGGTGGGCAGCTCCGCCCCGCCCCGCCCTGCGGCTCCGCCCCGCTCTGCCCTCCAGCCAGTGACAGAAAGTTTCTCTGGTTTATGGAAATCAGCCTAAActcagttttagtttcttcCTGGGCAGCCGGCAGACGTTGCGTCGCATGGCGGCGTTTTCAGGGTTATCGTAAGGTTGCCAACTTTCTCATAAATTGGTTGTCTAATTAAAATCTTGACAAATTCTCCCGGTAGAAATGGACTGGAAccaggcctgtcacgataacaaattttactgagagattaattgtctcaaaaattattgcgataaacaataatattgtttgaagaccattttaaactgatttaatggaaatgacgtaataatgcaaaCAATATCCTGCAAAAATAGatgcaatttattttcaaaagaacattaaacactttaactggtgaaaaaaaataaaaatgaaatggattctcagtctccattagcAAAAAATGggcttgaataaaaactaaacaacatcaaatcaaagtggaaataaaaactacattaaaccaaaagagtgcaggtTATGAAGTCTGTACACCATGTTGCCCTTCAATAATCAATAGGTTTAGATAAAGACGGTCATATCAGACTCCTGATGCGATATTTCTCTCCTCCCTTAAGCCAACGTCAAACAACacgattttgttttttgccccgattttccccttatgacaatcttactGATCGGGTCCAGTCGGTAGAACATCGGgaccgctccgatctaaatcagtcatattcaacatgttggattgtcttggccAGTTTATCActggttttccccgactgggagcgagaacgcagcctgttgaatgtgacaggtagccaatcagaaagcgcggaggggaatcccaaacagctgacacggcgcaacccgaagtccagcggacatcagagatgatatgtggaaacattaatgtttattcaacatttcgtgTAAAGAATATCCACAGAAATGACAGGAAGAGGAGTTGGAGTGAAACTGGTACCGCAGTTGAtgaacccggtaacttttcagctgttcatcATTAAAGTGACATAAATAGTGTAATGACTATTTATccaaaacacaaattcaaaaatcaaaaaacttaaaacttaaaGGTGATCAAAACAAAAGGTGAATTCAACTCAAATAATCACTGATGCACTGTGGATTCTGTCTTATGCAGCCAAAAGAtcaaaaaaggtcaaaatgcagttctttgttttattccacAGTTCAGACAAAACAAGTTATAAGCTGATAGACTGATGACAAACTGGcggactgggactgggactgggactggtAAAAACCCATATGACCACCCACATGCATAATGAGCTACCTATTTATACCTTGAAACAGCCACGtcccaaactgaaattaattaactaattaagtgaatCACTAGCCAAAAAcctaaataacaaattaaacaaaaattctaattataaatcagctagaaaataagcaaaaaaaacaaacaaataaactaaataatctaaattctaagatttaactgaaaatggaGAAATGGCTTCTacaaataggttctaatgattttcattcattcaggACTTTATGCTGACACTGACCACATGCACTGCAGGTCGAGTCCAGTAAACGTTGATTAATGctggttttaaaatgacttaactggagccattattttgtgcccattgttctcaatgtaattttaaacattaaaaatactaattaaCTGATGAAACTTAAACACACAAATGGTAAAGACGAAAAAACAGAATAACTCACCTCCacatcatagtgcagcaaatgaAGCCCCGTCCGCCACTCTTTTATACAACGCCTTTTCGTTTTGTTAcatcttttaaaataagttcATAAACTATCGTTGTTGCTTCTTCGTCATCAGCCGTGTTTGTTTACATTAATTCACGTGTGACTTCGAGGCTTTTGATgggattttctgtctgaaaccTGAATGCAGGTGAGAGAAACCGGTTCGAATGTGGTGTGTTGATcatgccgtgtggctggacctATGGCCCGGTTGAACCCGATCAGATCTGATCAAACCCGATCAGATCTGATCAAACCCGATCAAATCTGGTCGAATCCGATCAGATCTGATCAAACCCAATCAAACCTGATCAAACCTGACACACCTACGATTTCCTGTGGGTTACTGTttggtctctcaggttttgaaaatgggccgacgaTTGTAAAATGGTGGACTGGACATCACACTAAGGAAATGcgccggagttgagccttttttcttccagtgtcgtcaacagaaagagaaaaagaagaaacggTAAAgctgataattaaaatgaggtcgatagttTAATTTATCCTGCGATTAATAGATTTATTGTTTATGGCGACAGGCCTAATCTAAATCACcatcagatgtttttatttgaaaaagtattcacatcctcTGTATGTACAGCCGGTTCTCAGCTTCCTGATGGcgtagaaataaaaaatcatctttGATTGTCGGCGCTCTGGGTGTTAACGAGGCTTTAGCCCCGCCCCCCCACCACTGACTGGCTTATCTACTTAGAAATATGCATTCTAGAAGTTTCCTGCTTTTGTTCCATTTCCAGCTGCACTGTGAGCCTTTAAGGAGTCGCCTGTGACCCCTGGCCTTTGGTGGATTTAAACCattcaaaattacaacatattagACGACGTTTTCTTTCAACACCATGTAAATAGCGATTTTATTTTAGGTGCTGCAGCTTCTAGgtgcatgtggtgacagtatGGCTTCTCTCGGTGCGAAGTAGAAACTGTCAGAGCCTGGAGGTGGGTCTAAGCGCTGCCAATCAGGTATGTGTGCCCGCCCCTCCAACCTGATGGGAgaggtgaaaaggaaaaatggaGGAAAGCTGACAGATCCAGGAAGACTGAGGTGCTGATACTAAATACTGCCAGGAAGAGGCTGAATATTTGTCCAGTCAGAGTTTATGCTCCATATTTATCCGTTTAATCTGCAGGGATTAGCAGCTTTATTGGGATTATTTTTTGCTCCTGACTGCAGGGTGAAAAGTTTTCCTGCATCCTGTGTTCCTCAGGCGAGTCCTCCGGGAGCGAGAGCTTCTCTTCCAGAGGAACATGGCGCTGTACTGCAGCGCCTCGCCAGCAGAGGTCGGTGTTCCCCTCAAACTGTTCCCCCAGGACCCCGGCGCGCTCCAAGGTTCCTACCCCTACCAGGTGGCGGTGCAGGagctgaagctgctggtgcGGGACCGCTGCCCTCAGAGGAAGCTGGACTGCGTAGGTGAGATTAAACCAGATTATAATCTGGAGATCCAGCTGCTCCTaaatctggttctggttctgtctgggGAAAGCCTGGTATCCTAGGAACAGCCTGAATGCAACCCAGTTTGGGTCTAcagcggttctggttctgagtcGGAGCTGAGTGGTTTGGTTTGGAACCACAGAACCGGACCGCAAGGTGCTGCTGGAAATGTCTGATCTCAGGAGAAGCAGAACTCtcttggttctgatccggtttccctccatgtttggttcttttACAAAAAGTTCTTAGCAAGTCGGGTCAGTCCATTTCAGAAcctgcagctgcttctgctGATCTGGAACCGGCACTGTGGAGGTTCTGTTGGGCCAACATGAAACCCAAACCCGACCTATCAGAACCAGGATGTTGAAGAGTAAGAAACCAAACTGGTTCTTCCTATGAGGTCAGTGGAGGCCCGGCAGAACCACCGGCCCGGCAGCGCCGCTCCTTGCTCTGTCGACCGGTTCTTCAGAACCGTGAATCGGACCCACTTaccggttctgttctgtttgtgtctCAGTGCGGACGCTGCGGCTGATCTGCGGCTGTGCCGAGGATTACCGGAACCAGCAGGGGGGCGGAGCCTCCCGGGCCGCCGCCATGTGAGTAACGTGCCAGGCCGGCGCCGGCCCGGTTAGAGTAAACAGTCTTTCTTGTCTTTGACCTCGTTGAGCTTCGGACTCCTTCAGCCGTGAAATTGGTTCTGAAAGGCCGCCAGCGCCGTCTGGGGCTCCGTGACCCAGCAGCGCCGCTGTCGGGTCTCATCAGAATCACTCGGCCCGGCCCAGCAGGAACCGCCCCGGTTCTGGAGCTGCCCCCTCCCCCGCTGGCCCGGCCTGAAACTGGGTCGCCGCGTCTGAAGCAGGAGGTCAACGAGGCCGTTGGAGCGGGAAGAAGAGGGCGACCCGGCAGAACCATAAAACCCAGTAGAACCCAAATAAACTCTGAACTTGGTCCTCACTTTTCTAGAGGGGATTAATAATCTGAACTAATAATTTCTAATCTCTTTTCTGGAGTTGTAATTTAAGACCAGATTTAGCTTTCATTatagttattttattaatcaattactgtATTGATTAATCaggtaataattagatttttctgttaACCATTTAATCCTTTTTTAGACATTAGAAATAGAGAAAAGCTGCTAACCCGGCACCAGGGGGCGCTAGACCAGCTCAGCTTCATTGTTTCAGTTCTTCTGGCCAGCAGCGTCTTCAAAGCCTCTGtgctccagttaatgattaatgaaTTAATTGACGGTTATTTCAATAATGACGACGAACCGTTTCAGCTCCCCTCTGTCCCCTCAGCGGCGCCGATGACCTGCTGCCCATCCTGTCCTTCGTGGCGCTGCGCTGCCAGTGTCCCCAGCTGCTGTCGGAGTGCGCCGCCCTGGAGGAGTTCATCCATGAGAGGCGAGTCGTCGTCATGGAAACGGCTAACAGTCTATCAGAACGTTGACATGTTTTCTTCTGACTCTTTGCTACAGATCTTCTGTGTCCCGCCATCAAGTCTAAAACCATTTCCTGCTTGTTTATTGAccaacttcctgttgtcttcccAGCTTCCTGATTGGTGAGGAGGGTTACTGTCTCACCTCCCTGCAGAGCGCTCTGGCCTACGTTGAGTCTCTTCCAGCAAGAGCTGACCTTGCTGACCCCGAGTAACGCCCCCGACCTGCGGAGCCGCCACAGGTACCAGCTGGCCTCTGATTGGCCAGACGGAGATGAGGTCATGACCTTTGCTCTGGAGGCTCCTGGATATCAGGAAGAACTTACTGCTGGCTgttctgagcatgctcagtagGGGCTGAGAAACGGGAAGCACTGCAGccggactggaccggaccggaccggactggGGGAGGGGCTGCTTCGGCgtttcttctacttttccaggttgttcctcatcttcctcactCTTCATCGTTTTCTGACGCTGCAGCTTTTGGCTCCGCCTCCCAGACAATCGGAAGACTCCAGGTGTCAACTGGTTTTTCTTCCCCCTGCAGGACATTTCAATAATTCCTCTGCAAACATGATCACCTGGTTGGTGGGCGGAGCCTGAGCTGGAGAGAAACATTCAGgaaataaagcagcagcagatctgaggCCTGTAATCCAGACTTTACTGGATTATTCAGTCAAAACATGGGAGTTAAACGCTGCTGCAGATTACTGTTTGAAACTACAGGAAGTCTGATAATCCTGCTGATGATCTATCCGGGTCACCATGTTGGTGAACGGCATCGTGGGTAATCTGCTTGCAGTGGATGTGATGACAGAGCAGATTCTGGGTGACCTTCAGGATGACCTCTGAGGCCTACGTCGGTCCGGAGGAGCTGAAGGGaatcttggttttgttttttattttttcccagaATTTAGTTTCTTCTCCTCtagtttttattcaattcaCCAGGACCTGTCCAGAGGTCGGAGGTCATTAAATCAATCAGgtaactttgtattttattgtttagttttaaatcagaCCAGTTTATACATCCCAAAGAttcatttagttcattttttattCTCAATTGTTTAAGaagcaaaaatctaaaaataatttctggtcCAAAGAGCAGAAACCGGTTTTAGTTTCTGGTTCCGAGATACAGAACGGACCCAGAGTGAAGAACCGGTACCAGTAAACTGGTGCAACTGGGAGAACCTGCTGGAATATTTCTGCATCgtttttatttaagatgttttcaaaagacagaaaatcctGTTTCCAGTTGTAACATTCAAAACGTTCAGATGTTAAAGATCCTGTGATTTTACTCTAAACTGTACTGGGAATGTTTCTGAAATAATGCATCTTTGTGAGAAGAGTTAACAAGATAAATTGTTTAACTATTAAACAGCTTGTTTATTTATCTCTCTCTGGGTGATTTCCAGTTTAAACCGTCTCGTCCAGCCAGACGTCTAATTTTCTTACTTTGGGAGGAAGAAATCCTTCAGCTGTTAATTTTTCAGCGAGTAGGAGTCCAGCTGTTCATAGCGGAGGGCAGTTATTAATAAAACTTGTAATTTAGGTCAAAATGACTGGGCTCCACCTTTTCAAAAATTATCatggaaaaatatgtaataaaatttatatttctattttcaccctgtggtttgtactataaagtatttatttttcatttagctttaccaattttgatcattttttttcttgaaaatcgctgaattttcttaATTTCCCTCTCAAATGCTCAGAAGCTCAGCAGGAAGCCGAGCTTCACCTGGGACTGATCAACCTCtcactaactgcactggctgccattctgaCAGCATGTTCCTCCTGCCTGTACGTCGCtaataaaatgacttaaaaagttttaatatataaactgattttccatcatttggcttatgtatataatgcaCAGTGGAAGTAGGCAGAAAAAGACCAAAATATAATTTGAGTCTAGTTTTATTCTCAACATCTTCCAAtccaaaccaaaaacagaatGTAGTAAAACAGTTGGTGTCTTCTCATCTCACCTTCtccccttcacaataaaagcatattttcgggggtgaaatatatacattgtaTCTGCCACACAGGCCCTCCTGTGTGCCCCCTGCCACACAGGGggccacaaacacacagaatgtcacaaacacaaaaacacacaacatgtGAAACAATGTCACATTGTTGTTTGTTGtatgtttctttacataaaagaaaacacacaaaggaaaaactaaacagcagcaacaaacaaaacaattgaaatACCTAACGGTAACGACTAGAGAGTTTAATAAGTCGGCTGCCACGGCTTCTTTTCACAGGAACGGGTTGAAACTGAAACAGACTCTCCAGATCGACTGCTACCAAACTGTCCACCTGAGGGGACAAACCAGCTGGAAGGGGACAACCTGGAAGAGTTTGTAAAGAAACTGGAAGACGACCACGGCGAGGCGGCTGAGCCAACTGGGTCCCTGGTAACACATGAGCTGGCTTCAAACGGTCCACCAAAATACTCTCCTGATTACCCCCCAACTCCACCAAAACATCCTTAGGTCTCCAAAACACGGAATGGACCATCGTAAGGAGGCTGAAGTGGTGAGCGGTGTGAGTCATGGCGGATAAATACTGTACATACTCGGCAGACATCAGGTCCTTTGGCACAAACACCTGAGGAAGGCAGTGATGTGCTGCCAACGGGGCGAAAGATCTAGATTCCCCATTTTGAACTGTTCTACTGCCCTGGGAATCAACCGAACCCACTGGACCCGGAAGAAATTCCCCTGGTACCCTCAAAGGCTGGCCCAGGACCAACGCAGCTGAAGAAAACTGCAGGTCCTCTTTTGGAGCCGAACGCAGGCCCAACAGAACCCAAGGTAGGCGATCTGTCCAG from Xiphophorus hellerii strain 12219 chromosome 19, Xiphophorus_hellerii-4.1, whole genome shotgun sequence encodes:
- the vps9d1 gene encoding VPS9 domain-containing protein 1 isoform X1, coding for MADGGGKPLQSAMKMAKQAIQLEGGDRQQEAYCQYLRTINYISHVLLQKETQVEVERMLRLAEQCLDRAKSFIGKRSVHPVPPVLQNASCSSADQSEAEAGPKAGDRASAAEGQVDASSRFGLSDDGGQPSSFPPPDVFQRQQTAASHDSSRKTLTPVEEASRQNQKLQASYEARVARLAPGQASQKTSLTLSLQRQMMENLIIARARQDALQRKVEERRQRLQDEANRRFAASGALTAEEQEQRLLYSRVLEYELDHDWPKQWRTNIKKNPDSSLVLDLLSYLLRSDHPLVELLRKHQFRIYNQLYPIVTQSLPQSLPQSPALLLRSSRSVHARLSPERQPTGTGSSLDGEDPVQRDDSFEDLEHFLSQLDCGDLRAELTFDPSIELEQLELRALKEHLKAIVRDVHGAVDQLLSLCLLSFDCLNTATFKDLSLGCIEEAFFTPLWSPLLALFRRVLRERELLFQRNMALYCSASPAEVGVPLKLFPQDPGALQGSYPYQVAVQELKLLVRDRCPQRKLDCVVRTLRLICGCAEDYRNQQGGGASRAAAIGADDLLPILSFVALRCQCPQLLSECAALEEFIHESFLIGEEGYCLTSLQSALAYVESLPARADLADPE
- the vps9d1 gene encoding VPS9 domain-containing protein 1 isoform X3: MLRLAEQCLDRAKSFIGKRSVHPVPPVLQNASCSSADQSEAEAGPKAGDRASAAEGQVDASSRFGLSDDGGQPSSFPPPDVFQRQQTAASHDSSRKTLTPVEEASRQNQKLQASYEARVARLAPGQASQKTSLTLSLQRQMMENLIIARARQDALQRKVEERRQRLQDEANRRFAASGALTAEEQEQRLLYSRVLEYELDHDWPKQWRTNIKKNPDSSLVLDLLSYLLRSDHPLVELLRKHQFRIYNQLYPIVTQSLPQSLPQSPALLLRSSRSVHARLSPERQPTGTGSSLDGEDPVQRDDSFEDLEHFLSQLDCGDLRAELTFDPSIELEQLELRALKEHLKAIVRDVHGAVDQLLSLCLLSFDCLNTATFKDLSLGCIEEAFFTPLWSPLLALFRRVLRERELLFQRNMALYCSASPAEVGVPLKLFPQDPGALQGSYPYQVAVQELKLLVRDRCPQRKLDCVVRTLRLICGCAEDYRNQQGGGASRAAAIGADDLLPILSFVALRCQCPQLLSECAALEEFIHESFLIGEEGYCLTSLQSALAYVESLPARADLADPE
- the vps9d1 gene encoding VPS9 domain-containing protein 1 isoform X2, which translates into the protein MGKLTANTCEPSTTFHTFFSKKVLSWIICPSRVSLSSETQVEVERMLRLAEQCLDRAKSFIGKRSVHPVPPVLQNASCSSADQSEAEAGPKAGDRASAAEGQVDASSRFGLSDDGGQPSSFPPPDVFQRQQTAASHDSSRKTLTPVEEASRQNQKLQASYEARVARLAPGQASQKTSLTLSLQRQMMENLIIARARQDALQRKVEERRQRLQDEANRRFAASGALTAEEQEQRLLYSRVLEYELDHDWPKQWRTNIKKNPDSSLVLDLLSYLLRSDHPLVELLRKHQFRIYNQLYPIVTQSLPQSLPQSPALLLRSSRSVHARLSPERQPTGTGSSLDGEDPVQRDDSFEDLEHFLSQLDCGDLRAELTFDPSIELEQLELRALKEHLKAIVRDVHGAVDQLLSLCLLSFDCLNTATFKDLSLGCIEEAFFTPLWSPLLALFRRVLRERELLFQRNMALYCSASPAEVGVPLKLFPQDPGALQGSYPYQVAVQELKLLVRDRCPQRKLDCVVRTLRLICGCAEDYRNQQGGGASRAAAIGADDLLPILSFVALRCQCPQLLSECAALEEFIHESFLIGEEGYCLTSLQSALAYVESLPARADLADPE